The genomic window CCGAGAGACTTCAAACGGGTGGAAACGCATTAGAGGGTGTTGAAACGTTAAATAAGGTCGGTCGTCTGAAAACCTTAAAATATGGTTTTCAGACGACCTTTTGCAAAAATTATCATCATCGCCGGGATCGTTTTTGAAACTTAAATACATCGCAGATGTCTATTTTTAGTCGTTTACCACTCATCAGGATGCAGATTTATGCCGATAAATGTTTCACTAATTGTTCCTGTCTATAACGGCGGGAAATTTGTGGCAGGTTTGTGCCGTCATTTTGCGGGTCTGCATAAGGCTGTCGAAGGGATGGAATTTATTGTTGTAAACGACGGATCTACCGATGATACATCGGCGCAGTTCAGGCAGTTTTTCAATGAACATCCCGAATTGCAGGCGCAGTTGATTGATACGCCCAACGGCGGAGTCAGCAGGGCGCGCAATATCGGTTTGTCCAAAGTGCGCGGGGAATATGTGATGTTTATGGATCATGACGACAATGTTGATCCGCCGCTTATGACAGATTTGGTTGAAAAAATGAAACGTTCCGATGCGGATATACTCCAATTCAATGTTGATGCGCGCTATCCTGCCAATGAGGATGAGGTTATCGGTTTAGCGGATTATATGGACCGCTATCCGTTTTGGTCGTGCGTTTGGGCGTATATCTACAAACGCAACCTGTTGGAAAAAGCAGGTCTGAAATTTATCGAAGGCATGAAATATTTGGAAGACGGCGTATTTTTGACCGAGTATTTTTTGCAATGCAAAACCGTCATTGCCAGCAATACCGTTGTTTATGATTATGTCGATAACCCCGAATCCGCCATGCGCAGCAAGCGTACGCCCGAGCAGACGAAGAAATACCTCGACGATATCGGTTTGGCAGTAAGGGAATATACGCGCCTGCTCACTACGCCTGGGCAGCCGCCCAAAGTTGCCCGCAGGTTATTGGAAATACGGGATTCCTTCCAATTCATCCATTTGGTTTCGATGCTTAAAAGCGGTGTTTCTACGGACGAACTGTTCCGCAGGCTGGAAGAAAACGGCTACGATTTCCGAATGGCGGGCTATCCCAGCAAATTCAACCGCCGCCGCGACGTACGCCTTTTGTGCCATGTATTCCGCAGCCGTTTGCTGTTAAAGCTTCTGGCGGCTTCCAAGATCATGGCAAAAGATTGACAGACT from Neisseria sp. DTU_2020_1000833_1_SI_GRL_NUU_006 includes these protein-coding regions:
- a CDS encoding glycosyltransferase produces the protein MPINVSLIVPVYNGGKFVAGLCRHFAGLHKAVEGMEFIVVNDGSTDDTSAQFRQFFNEHPELQAQLIDTPNGGVSRARNIGLSKVRGEYVMFMDHDDNVDPPLMTDLVEKMKRSDADILQFNVDARYPANEDEVIGLADYMDRYPFWSCVWAYIYKRNLLEKAGLKFIEGMKYLEDGVFLTEYFLQCKTVIASNTVVYDYVDNPESAMRSKRTPEQTKKYLDDIGLAVREYTRLLTTPGQPPKVARRLLEIRDSFQFIHLVSMLKSGVSTDELFRRLEENGYDFRMAGYPSKFNRRRDVRLLCHVFRSRLLLKLLAASKIMAKD